AGACGGAAGCTAACCCAAATCGACGCTTCTTATGCTATGTAAGTTAAAATTATAGAAGAAAGATTGAAGTTTATATGGCTATTTCCTGCTTGATTTGTTTTTACAGAAGAAAGATTGTGGATTTATAAGGTGGGCTGATACACCTTCATCTCCACCTTCAAATTCATGCTCTACTTTTGAGAAGGTAATACCCGCATTGTTAAGGAGCATGGAAAAGAAAGATGATTTGGAAATTAAGAAAGCTAACGAAGTGATGTTTTTGAAGATGTGTTTATTGTTTAGTTGGTTAATGATTGTGGttgtttatatgtatttttagTTTAATGTAAGAGTCTCTTAATGTAATGAATGTTGGTTATGTGTCTTGTTTTGGTTAATGTATGAATGAGCATTGAACAAGTTTTGGTTAGTATCAATTTAATGCTATGAATGTTGCCGTTGATGTGTAGAATAACGAATTGGTTGAGGAAGTGGCTGACAATGAGTTGGACTTAGTGTCGTCTGTGCTGAAGGAGGAGTGGTTTGATGACTATGATGCTGTGATAGAAGTGTTGAAAGCAGAGTATGAAGCGTCTCTTCCAGATCCAGCAGCGGACTACGACTCAGAAGAGTTGGAAAAGGATAGGTGGGAATGTGCAGTTCAACCACCGGAGGATGATTGGTACCATGATCTGTACC
The sequence above is drawn from the Helianthus annuus cultivar XRQ/B chromosome 12, HanXRQr2.0-SUNRISE, whole genome shotgun sequence genome and encodes:
- the LOC118484858 gene encoding uncharacterized protein LOC118484858, producing the protein MSQKSASSSNKKSAGGEASQFLCSCGAPTWYKKKDCGFIRWADTPSSPPSNSCSTFEKNNELVEEVADNELDLVSSVLKEEWFDDYDAVIEVLKAEYEASLPDPAADYDSEELEKDRWECAVQPPEDDWYHDLYPGEHSSDSE